Part of the Aquamicrobium lusatiense genome is shown below.
CGATGGGAGGAGGGCACTTATGAACGAAGCTGCTTCAGGCGAAGGGCGAGCGCAGGAGTTCGAAAAGGCTCTGGAAGGCAGCTACAGTTCGGTGGCGCGCTTTGAAGGATACGACCGCACCCCTGTCGAGAAATTGCAGCACTTCCTGCATTCCAGTCCGGCGGCGGTGCCCCTGATCGTCCTGATTGCTTCGCTTGTCGTGTTCGCGCTGGTGATCGGCGGGCGCTTCTTCTCGCCGTTTTCCCTGACACTCATTCTGCAGCAGGTGGCGATCGTCGGCATCATCGGGGCGGCCCAGACGCTGGTGATCCTGACGGCAGGCATCGATCTTTCCGTCGGCGCCATCATGGTGCTGTCGTCGGTGGTCATGGGGCAGTTCACGTTCCGCTACGGGCTGCCCGCGCCTGTTGCGATCCTTTGCGGCTTCGCCGTCGGCGCCGCCTGCGGCTTCCTCAATGGCTGGCTGGTGGCGCGGCTGAGGCTGCCGCCGTTCATCGTCACGCTCGGCACCTGGCAGATCATTCTGGCCGCCAACTTCCTCTATTCCGCGAACGAGACGATCCGAGCTCAGGATATCGAGGCCAATGCGCCGCTGCTGCAATGGTTCGGCAACAATATCCGCATCGGCAATGCCGTCTTCACCTATGGCGTGATTGCCATGGTGGTTCTGGTGCTGGTGCTCTGGTACGTGCTCAACCACACCGCATGGGGGCGGCATGTCTATGCGGTGGGCGATGACCCCGAGGCCGCCAAGCTTTCGGGCGTCAATGTCAACCGAATGCTGCTTTCGGTCTACACGCTTGCCGGGCTGATCTGCGCGCTTGCCGGCTGGGCGCTGATTGGACGTCTCGGATCGGTATCGCCCACTTCAGGGCAGTTCGCCAATATCGAATCGATCACGGCCGTGGTGATCGGCGGCATCTCCCTGTTCGGCGGTCGCGGCTCCATTCTGGGCATGCTGTTCGGGGCGCTGATCGTCGGCGTGTTCTCGCTGGCACTGCGGCTCATCGGCACCGATCCGCAATGGACCTATCTGCTCATCGGCGTGCTCATCATCGGTGCCGTAACGGTCGACCAGTGGATCAGGAAGGTGGCAGGCTGATGCAGCGCGAACCCATTCTCACCGCACGCGGTCTGGTCAAGCGCTATGGCCGCGTCACAGCCCTCGATTCAGCCGATTTCGATCTCTATCCGGGCGAGATACTGGCGGTGATCGGGGACAATGGCGCGGGAAAATCATCGCTGATCAAGGCGCTTTCCGGCGCTATGACGCCCGACGAGGGCGAGATCAGGCTGGAGGGAAAGCCGGTTTCCTTCCGCTCGCCGATGGAGGCGCGCGAGGCCGGCATCGAGACCGTCTACCAGAACCTTGCGTTGTCGCCGGCGCTGTCGATCGCCGACAACATGTTCCTTGGCCGCGAGATCAGGCGACAGGGGCCGCTTGGCCGCTGGCTGCGCATGCTGGACCGGCCTGCCATGGAAAAGCGCGCCCGCGACATGCTTTCCGAACTCGGGCTGATGACCATCCAGAATATCGGGCAGGCGGTTGAAACCCTGTCCGGCGGCCAGCGTCAGGGTGTTGCGGTGGCGCGCGCCGCTGCCTTCGGCTCACGGGTGGTGATCATGGACGAACCGACGGCAGCGCTCGGCGTCAAGGAATCGCGGCGCGTGCTGGAACTGATCCTCGACGTGAAGAAGCGCGGCCTGCCGATCGTGCTGATTTCCCACAACATGCCGCATGTTTTCGAGGTCGCCGATCGTATCCATATTCACAGGCTGGGGCGGAGGCTCACCGTCATCGATCCGAAGGACTACACCATGTCGGATGCGGTGGCATTCATGACCGGGGCAAAGACGCCGCCGGAGGCTGCCGTCGCAGCCTGATCCTGTGCCATCTTCACGGACGCTGCCTGAAAGCGTATCTGGAACGGGGATCGAAGCGCGCGCCAGCGCGTTGTTCCCGACCAGACGCTTTTTCCCGGAAAGGTACGCCGCCAGATGACACGCACCGTTTCCACCACACCTTTCGATGATCAGAAGCCCGGAACATCCGGGTTGCGCAAGAAGGTGCCGGTGTTCCAGCAGCCGAACTATGCCGAGAATTTCATCCAGTCGATCTTCGATGCGCTTTCCGGCTTCGGGGGCAGGCTGCTGGTGGTCGGTGGCGACGGGCGCTACTACAACCGCGAGGTGATCGGGAAGGTCATCGCCATGGCCGCAGCCAACGGGTTCGGCAAGGTGATGGTCGGGCAGGGCGGCATCCTTTCGACGCCGGCCGCCTCCCATCTGATCAGAAAATACAAGGCCTTCGGCGGCATCATCTTGTCCGCCAGCCACAATCCCGGCGGGCCAAGGCAAGATTTCGGCATCAAGTACAATGCTGGAAACGGCGGCCCGGCGCCCGAGAAGATAACCGACGCGATCTATGCGCGGTCGAAGGAAATCCGTGAATATCGGATCGCGGAAATCGGCGAGATCGACATCGACATCATCGGCACGGTCGAAGCCGGCGGCATGGAGGTCGAGATTGTCGATCCGGTGCGCGACTATGCGGACCTCATGGAGAGCCTGTTCGATTTCGAGGCGTTGCGGAAACTGTTCGAATCCGGCTTTCGCATGCGCTTCGATGCCATGCATGCCGTGACCGGGCCCTACGCGACGGAGATCTTCGAGCGCCGTCTCGGTGCCGCTCCCGGCACATGCCGGAATTTTCGGCCCCTGCCGGACTTCGGCGGGCATCACCCCGATCCCAATCTGGTTCACGCCAAACACCTCTACGATGAGATGATGGGACCCGATGCGCCCGATTTCGGCGCTGCGTCCGACGGCGACGGAGACCGCAACCTTATCATCGGCAAAGGCATTTTCGTCACCCCCTCCGATTCGCTTGCCCTGCTGGCCGCCAATGCAACGGTGGCGCCCGCCTATACGGGCGGGCTCGCCGGCATTGCCCGCTCGATGCCGACCAGCGGCGCGGCTGATCGTGTGGCGCAGAAACTGGGCGTCGGTCTTTACGAGACGCCGACAGGCTGGAAATTCTTCGGCAATTTGCTTGATGCCGGCATGGCGACGATCTGCGGTGAGGAGAGCGCCGGCACAGGCTCCAGCCATGTCCGCGAGAAGGACGGACTTTGGGCCGTGCTCCTGTGGCTTTCCATTCTCGCGGCCCGCCGCGAAAGCGTCAGCGAAATCGTGACGAAGCACTGGGCCACATACGGTCGCAACTACTATTCGCGCCATGACTATGAGGAAGTGGACGCCGCCGCTGCCAATGCGCTGATGGAGGAACTGCGGGAAAAGCTGGCCTCCTTGCCCGGAACGCAGGTGTGCGGGCTCAAAATCGAAACGGCAGACGACTTTGCCTATCATGACCCGGTGGATGGTTCGGTGAGCGTTCAGCAGGGCATCCGGATCCTGTTCGAGGGCG
Proteins encoded:
- a CDS encoding ABC transporter permease, giving the protein MNEAASGEGRAQEFEKALEGSYSSVARFEGYDRTPVEKLQHFLHSSPAAVPLIVLIASLVVFALVIGGRFFSPFSLTLILQQVAIVGIIGAAQTLVILTAGIDLSVGAIMVLSSVVMGQFTFRYGLPAPVAILCGFAVGAACGFLNGWLVARLRLPPFIVTLGTWQIILAANFLYSANETIRAQDIEANAPLLQWFGNNIRIGNAVFTYGVIAMVVLVLVLWYVLNHTAWGRHVYAVGDDPEAAKLSGVNVNRMLLSVYTLAGLICALAGWALIGRLGSVSPTSGQFANIESITAVVIGGISLFGGRGSILGMLFGALIVGVFSLALRLIGTDPQWTYLLIGVLIIGAVTVDQWIRKVAG
- a CDS encoding alpha-D-glucose phosphate-specific phosphoglucomutase — protein: MTRTVSTTPFDDQKPGTSGLRKKVPVFQQPNYAENFIQSIFDALSGFGGRLLVVGGDGRYYNREVIGKVIAMAAANGFGKVMVGQGGILSTPAASHLIRKYKAFGGIILSASHNPGGPRQDFGIKYNAGNGGPAPEKITDAIYARSKEIREYRIAEIGEIDIDIIGTVEAGGMEVEIVDPVRDYADLMESLFDFEALRKLFESGFRMRFDAMHAVTGPYATEIFERRLGAAPGTCRNFRPLPDFGGHHPDPNLVHAKHLYDEMMGPDAPDFGAASDGDGDRNLIIGKGIFVTPSDSLALLAANATVAPAYTGGLAGIARSMPTSGAADRVAQKLGVGLYETPTGWKFFGNLLDAGMATICGEESAGTGSSHVREKDGLWAVLLWLSILAARRESVSEIVTKHWATYGRNYYSRHDYEEVDAAAANALMEELREKLASLPGTQVCGLKIETADDFAYHDPVDGSVSVQQGIRILFEGGSRVVFRLSGTGTSGATLRVYIERYEPDAARHGLDTQAALADLIAAADEIAGIRRHTGRERPSVIT
- a CDS encoding ATP-binding cassette domain-containing protein; translated protein: MQREPILTARGLVKRYGRVTALDSADFDLYPGEILAVIGDNGAGKSSLIKALSGAMTPDEGEIRLEGKPVSFRSPMEAREAGIETVYQNLALSPALSIADNMFLGREIRRQGPLGRWLRMLDRPAMEKRARDMLSELGLMTIQNIGQAVETLSGGQRQGVAVARAAAFGSRVVIMDEPTAALGVKESRRVLELILDVKKRGLPIVLISHNMPHVFEVADRIHIHRLGRRLTVIDPKDYTMSDAVAFMTGAKTPPEAAVAA